TCTACCTAAACTTACGAGTTACATATTTaatcgtttaaaaaaaataccctTTTTTCTGTTTCAATCGATAAACAAAAGTGTTCACACGTCTTAGTTCAATCAAATTCCAAGGCACTATATATAAGAAATGAAATTCCGAGGCACAAAATTCCttaaaatttttttattgaggaACTGTTGTTTCGGAGGAAGAATGTCCTCGAAATAATGATTTGACAGCTGAACCACATACTGACGTATCTGCAAAGGTTGACACAAAAGTGAATAGTATTTTCGTGAAACTTTGAATTCGgaagtattttatttaaaaatatttaaaatgtatcaaaattttgaatttcaaatttcaaaaaagcGCCAGTTACAAACTTGATATGTGATTTGGGATCCGTTTGGATTGTTATAACAAAGTTTTGGATTCGTTTGGATTTTTTGAAAGGAACATTTTGAATTTCTCTTTGATTTTAAGATTAATAATCTATAGATTAATGACTTATTTGATCCATTGGTCCcctaaataatttcaaatttttttttatcccataattaataaaattcacTATTTAGTCCCTCATTtttcctccgtttgccaaataaatcctgCCTGTTAAGTTTAACCCTAAATGATGTCTCTGGTGGACCAACCTTAAGAATGATCCACCATAAAtcctattaattaattattttaatttaaaccatttgattttttttaaaagagaaccATTGGATTAAGCAtgcctaatttttttcttttcttaatcttctatatatattttcatcttcatcaatcatattcatacattcatacaaacaaacccagaaaaatatttaatctcTTTATTCTTCCGCCATGcagaaatgtgaaaaatgttTTATGTATATATTGAACCTGTATAAGCAGGATGGGAGTATTAAGGACTCCCTCTGGAACCGCTGCATCGGTAAAGCAGTTCTTGAAAGCATGGAAATGGTGCTTTAAGCTGCCCAAATTGTTCAAGTGTTACATAGCATCAGCCTCAATGAACATCACACCCTCTTTGTTACAATCTACCATGAGTTTACCACCAGAATCAGCAAGTGGGTAGTAAAACACAAGTGCTTGTGCAATTGCGTTTCTTATGACTTCAACTGGGTCTTTCCATGCCATTGATGTCTTGTTCATCTATTGGTGATAGTAGCTTTGTTTCAATGATGTTATGTTGTAGATGAACAATTGTCAATGATGTTATATTGGACATGACcacatgtttatgttgtagttttgTCAATGATGTTAAACCAAAAGCTTTAGAGCCCTTCAATGATTATCAACAGGTAGAAATAATCAAAAAAGGTTATGGTTTTCGTGCAAAATCAGTTGCCTCAGATGGAATTCCTCCTGGGTTATTGAGGAAAAAAAGGTGGAAACTTAAGGCTAGCACTCCCCGCAACCACCATTTAAGCGAAGCTTTAGGCTCAAATGATTCCTTGCGTTTGAAGCTACCAAATTTCAACTTTCCAATTTTCAATGATTGTTCTGAAAGTGGTATTGTCCATTTATGTTTGTGATGGAAAGAGTGAATTTAAAGGAGCAAATGAAGATGTCAGTGTTCTATGAGAGCAAAGATGGGAGAAGaatttttcaaaggaaaatagTGGAGAAGGTGATGTGCTTGtatatacattattaattgaatgaatctaaaatgttgatttttgtttataatagtgaccggagggtgtatagATAATAGAATACTCTCAAATACCCACCAGCTCCGGTTCACCCACACCCTCCAAAGCAAATGCTTAATTACATCTCAAAACACTTTAACACAAGAGtacaagagaaaagaaagaaagaaaaaagtaagaTACGAGCTAAATGTATTTTTGACGGGTGTATCTTGTAACAAAGAAATTAATGCTTATATAGAGGTATTGCTCTTCTTCTCTAGCACTTCAAGAAACAACATTGTGGCCTACAATACTTGTCATGCAAGAAAGGAAACAAGTGAATGAACCACCTTACTTGTCTTAGCACTTCAAAAAACAATCTTGCTTATCTTGCATTACATCTTTACTATTCCAAACAATGTAATACGTCTTCAACATGTATATTTTCAACCAACCACGGATACCAAATATATGCATATCAACGCAAGAATTCTATGAATTTTCTCTTATTACTTTACGCTTGGCTTCTAAAGAAAGGACCAAGTCAATTGATAATGGCGTACTATTCTTTACAATGATGTGTCAAATAATAGATTTACATTGTATATAATATGTAGATGAACAAATTGTCAATATAGTCGGTTTATTGTGAACCTAGTATTTGTCACTACCTGGCATATGACATcaattaaaacgaaaaattacCATATTCTATACAAAAATTAGCATACATAtccaattaattgattttgatatatcaTGAACCTTTGTATTTGTGAAATGACAGAAAATCTATTAAATTGGTAGCATTCAATAACTTCTTGTAAATATTCAACTATTGAATTAAAAAGGCTTATAAAATAATCATGTCCATAAAACTTCATCCAAATATGTAGTATATATAAACAATGGTAATCAAGGAATTACAACAGAAAGATCATACATAGTCTAATAATCACTAGTGATAATGTATGCAGCAAGACTTCTTTCCATGTATAAAAGGAACCCTAGTGCTCTTTCAGATCAACCACCATCAGGTCCAAATTCCGGTTATCTTGTAATATTGGATGAAGAAGCTCAAACTTACTCTTTCTTTGGATTGTGGAAGGATATTGGTATAGGAAATCTTCCTTTCCCTCAGAACAAACATTTAACCATCAGTGATTTTGAAGGTAGATATACAAGAGAAAATGTCATGTTTCTTCCGGTATTGAATCAACCATTGTCTTCGAACCGTTATTATGTCATACGAAGGAAGGGGAAGAATCAAGGGTATGTAATCACTTTTGTATATCGATCAAAtgatattattaattttgtgtAGGTAGCTCGGCTGGTGAATTAAAAAACAACGAAGAAGTTTTAAATAGAGCGTTCAAGGTTCAAACCTTAGGATCGAACATTAGAACTACCTTATTGATTATTTACTATTATgtatacatttttttcaaacttttttgtgtgcttaaatattttcatattctcaTGTAAAAGACATATTTTTCACGTTCTTGACAACTTAACATGTAATAGATTACTTCAAATTTAATTCTGAAATTTGAATTGATTCCAGCCAAGCAAACTTGAATTCAAAGGAAGAGGACATTAGCACTGATGTGTGCTGCTATTTTAGCCATGATATTAAAACATGTCCCTTGGAGCccttcaatcattatcaacaaattGAAATAAACAAGAAACGTTTTGGTTTTCATGCCGTGTCGGTTGCCTCGGATGGAATTCCTTGTGGTTTATTAAGGGAAAAAGTGTGGACAATTTTCGGTACCACTCCTACAAATTACCATTTGAGTGAAGCCTTGGCTTCAAATGATTCCTTGCGTTCTAAGCTACCGGATTTCAACTTTCCATTGTCCAATGATCGTTCTGAATCAGTGGTTGTTGGAAAATGGTATTGTCCTTTTATGTTTGTAAAGGAAGGAATGACATTAAAGGAACAAATGGAAATATCATTGTTCTATGAGTTGACGCTCGAGCAAAGATGGGAGAAGATagtttcaaaagaaaatgaaaacgGTGAAAAGAATGATGTGTTAGTAGATGTTGCTATTCAAACAGAAGTTGCTAAGGTTGAAAGAAAGGATGCTATTTGGGATGAAAATAGATTGGTTGATGGAGTGTTATGGTTTAAGAGTGTTGAAGAGAAAAGTGTTGGATTGAGTTTGGAAGTTGTTGAAGGAATGAAATGGGAACAAGAAAGGTTTGGATGGAATGCTGGGAATGGAAGACAAGTGAGAGTAACAAAAGTTGAAGAGTTTGATGGAACAaacaaatggaagaaatttaGTTGTTATGTGTTGGTTGAAAGTTTTGTATTAAAGAGAATGGATAGAAGATTGGTGTTAACTTATGATTTTAGACACTCACATCAAATTAAGAGTAAATGGGATTGATTATTTTCTCAAGAATTTTACTTCATTATTAGGTTTTCTTCTGTATTGGTGGACTTTTAACAGTATATTTGGGTTTTTTTTACAGTGTATTTAGTTCTTGTTATTCCATGtgttgtagtatgactcaaaatttgatggatggagaatattgttgctaaaaatataaaagatttgtttcaaatatatattgtgctgaagatatatttatggacaataaatatatttttgtatcgtatgaagaacgatttgatgcaaatatattttgaaagggaatatgacatttttgatgcaaatattctttcactgaaggagaaaaaaaaaacgtatcttcagcgtggtatttgttccaaatttatgagttatacttttactataaatatagaccttgtatcaggctaaactttgagagagagagagatagaggggactgaaacaagggtttagaaaagcaacaacaaaactagggtttgtatagagtttatCTCTTAGGagcaaacactagggtttgtgggttgattcaccttgggaaacactattaggattggagtctcttgattacgggaagagattgggactttgggtagaattaggcgggagacttattcttgtaacccattgatttctctttgtaacgaaactcatcatatagtggattggagggctgctctctcccccagactaggtcagattggaccgaactgggtcaacaaatttctttgtgttcttcttcttctttgtgttcttctcgccattattttctacttttagcttgtatttataactttcatacactttgttttagttgcttgattatcccttaCTTCAcgcatcaagttgttattggtgtgattttttcatcgaattcacaacaccaTGCTTATGTGATTATGTATGGTCAAACTCTATATTATTAAAATCCACTCCTCTGTATTTTTGTAAGTTAATACCATTTGATGACATTATACGAACAAGCCTATGCATATATCAGTTTTGCTAATATAAATGAGGGGATGGTGTTATGTACTATTGGTTATTAAATCTAAAATTTTATATTCTTCAAAAACTCGAGGGCTATAGAATTTTATGTAACTTTTGTGTTTACCAATtcattatgataattttttcaatCCACACCCCAAAATCACGATGGATTacaagaaatgatatttaaacaactaaAATATGATAATTTGAGACACGGTAGAAAAATACACCTAAAGTGTTtgattaaagagaaaaaaaatattaaattaactaTCATATAAAAATAGTGTAATACAATAAGATGGTATTATTATTTAGCAAAATTTGACAAAACAACTTTTCTGCTGtcaaaataactattctcaacATACTAAATGTGTATTATGATGATATGGACATAGTAATAGGACTAAAGTTTCATATTTGTGTAACTTTCCTCCCCGTGTAGGTGTTAAAATAGTACAATACCTACCAAGAGAGAtcaagtgtgtgtgtgtgtgtatatatatatatatatatatatatatatatatatattacaagaCTGCAAGGGATATATTTAATCCAACCCCAACATTTAATATCATTATTTAGTAgtatttgaacaataaattacGAGACCCTACCTTCCAATGCTTTTGACAATACTTCTAAACAAAATTACAACCCACTTAGAGAATTTATCATTCTTCATCAATAAATCAAACAATTTACAGGTACAAAAGCTGAAGATGATAGCTACTTAGTTAGAAACAATAAAGGGAAAGAGAGGAAAGGgattatacaaaaacaatgagAGCTGTGAGTTGTTGCCATCCTTGAATGACCAGCATAAATAAAACCTTCCAACTACATTTGGTTGTTTTGTTGCTTTGTGCCAAAGCCTTCCTCTTAGCTTGTTGTACAAGAGCTAAATAATCGAGAGTGTGTTGATCAACTGTTTATAGAGTTTGATCGTGGCATTCACAGTTGACAAGCAACTATAAAATAATGTTACTTAATAGTACATGAGTGACAACCGAAGAACTTCGTAATTCTCCAATTCTCGCCTTAGCAAGCCTTTCTCTTATCAACTCTTAAGTGAAGGTTATACCATTTCTTCTTCCTCGGTCGTTCTCTTGTATTCCTCTTTTCTCTTGTTTCGCCATCTTCTTTTGATTCCTTCAGAGATGTTTTACTTCTGCTTTTGCTGCTATTGCTCCGCTTTAAAGGAACAACCGTGTATGAGGCATGTATTTCATTTCTTTGTTTCAATAGCTCGTCAATCTGCAAATAGAATCAATAAATAGTTCAACATTAGTTGCTTCCATATGATGAGTTTTTATTAAAGGGGATgcgaaaaaaaagaaaaaaaaaaaaactattggagTAGAAAAACTCACAGTTTGCATTTCATGTGCATATCTGCTTGTCATCTCGGTAAATTGTGCTAGAacctacaaaaaaaaactccagcATGAGATTCAATGAAATGATAAGATTAGATACATATGGAATACAATGCTAGTTTCAAAGTCCATACCTCTCGATATTCTGATTCAAACTTTGATATTTCGGCTCTTTTCGACAAAATTTGAGTTTCTACATttcttaaattttctttttcttcgcTAAAGGGTGCAGCACACAGGACTTCTATTGTATAGTTTGCACTTTTAAAAAAGTTGTCACCTAGAGAGAATTTAATGTAACAGTCAATTCCTATAGAGAATAATTACAGTCAAGAAACATAACAAGCATCACTGGGCATAAAAGTATGTGTTACCATAAACTGCAAATATATGGGTACCAGCCTTCAACTCAGTTAATTCACAGGGCTGGAACCCATCAAGCTTTTTGAAAAACGATGTATCTGGATCTTTAGAAGCAGCTATCTGTAGAAAAATAATTGAAccatatttaaaatttgatatgatGGACAAATTTGAAGTGAGAAACATCCATTTGTGGTAGCAACTCACGGTGTTCATTGTTTGATCTAGTCGATAAACAGGAAAACCAAGAAAATACATTCCAGCAGAGGTAACCTTCCCATTTTTTGTGCTGTCTTCCTACATAAGTAATTATTAATGTCAGGGAATGTTTAGAAGTAAGAAGATACAAAAGTAATGTatgcattaattaaataaatacaagagagggactaacattcaatactTAGGAGAAGAAAAAACACATTATGTTCACACAAACAGAAGAAAATGTTGTATACCTGGAGAGCAAGACTTAAGCCACCATTTTCCTCCTGGTCGAAATATAATAACTGTGGAAAGATAATTATTCAACACcgttaaaaaatatcatttataaatctaaaatattaatgattGCTGGACATAGTCTTCCTAATTgttcaaaatttcaaacaaatcCAGGACATATTAAATTGTTCAAATACGGGGGAGTTATTATCACAAAATAGGGAGCTCACATGAAGGATTTATCAGCAAGCATATAATATACAGCATGGAATGAAAAATATTACCCTCTGCTGATCTCTAACAAAGTAGATCAATAACATGAGGGATACTCCGGTAATTCATATTACTTTAAAATTGGAATTCAGTGAgatcatatattttaaaaacaattgcaAAAAAGCCATTCTTCATAAAGCAAGAACAAAATAATGTGCACATTTCTTGAGATCAGCAGGTTGAGCATAACTAGCATGCAATTTTTATTGATATCAAGGGcagaaaattaaatttgaaccTTGAATTTGCTTTTGTCTGATGATTGCACTCGACAAACAAATCCAGCTCTTGCTTCCTCTTCTGTTATTGTAACTGAATAGAAATGTGCACATTGCTTCTCAACCTGTGAGATGAAAGCACCaaagcataaataaaaaatataatgactGTAAAGAGATCAATCAATCCGAAAAAAGTACTAACCCTTTTAGATACGAATTGTCCCAATGGAAGTGGACGAATTGTAACTGAACCATTGAGTGCCTCTTCCAAAATAGTCGCAGATACAGTTGTCTTAATTGGTACACCAAGTTTGCTGTCATGTGTGGAGAAAGTTTATGATACAAGGGGTGGAAAACCAAAGCAGGGatgaattacaaagaaaataaattatctactaagttgtcaacaaaaaaaagggTGAAGGTGTAAATGGGAAGAGAAGCAAATTAAGCTTTCTTACCTAAAAAGTGCAGCAAACATTGTGTTGACAGCACCCAAACTTGAAAGATCCAATTCTAACTCTTGGCTATCTGATTCTACGGCCTACAGGCAAGCATGAAATATTTCACCACTAGTGATCCAATTGAATAGGTTCAAGAACATGTtgcttttttttaaaacgtAAAACATTGCGATTTGGAATCTtcaaaaagcaataaaaaaacataaacctgGAGGATTGATGACCCTCCAAAAGTCTTAACGGGTCAAAACATTAACTTATATTACCTCAAAGCCAGATGAGTCATACTGGCGCCGTTTGTCAGGATCCGACAAGAGATTATAAGAAAAGGTAGCCTCTTTGAACAAATCAGCTGCTTTGGGATCATTAGCATTCTTGTCAGGATGAAACCTGGAACAGAACATACTTAGCTGATTAACAAAATAACCAACCCTGTTCAGATCAAAAGGTGAAAGGAAGAACAGTAAAGTAGAGTAACCCAGGTGCACCAGGAATGGAATTGTATGAACTTATATAGTAAAACTCCAATAAGTAATTAATGTTTATTGTATACTTATTTAGTTGTATATTCATTAAAACTCCATTAAGTCAACATGATACCCTTCTTATTTTACATTCACAGCCTCTTCTACTTTCTTTCTCCAGATTAATTTGACATGCATGGTGTATCATCTTACTTTGTGATTCTAGAACCCAAAAAAGACCTTTAATTGATCTTCTTCCAAAAATACACAAGAATTTTATATTCAAAGACCACCAGATCAGACAGATATCATTCAATACTAAGTAGCATTAACCTTATCAAATTTCGATGCACTATAATATCAAGCATTTAAAACTTCAGTCCACGCCTAGCTACAATACAGTAGTTTGCAAGCTTGCTTTCATGAATAGTAAGTCTGTattaaaagagagagaaaattggaaTCCATCTAGCTTGCCAAATCCCAGATTAATTCTGGCTCTAGAATTTCAGAAAACCTACCAACTGATAATAAAGTGGAGAAAATCATAGAAATGGAAGAAAGCCCTCACAAATCATAAATTCCTCTAGAATAAATGAATGAAGGAAAAGATCTGCAAGGGATCATGCATCTCTGTGTTGAAATACTAGTCTTAACCTTTTTAGCACTGGCCGAAACTTCATAATGAAGGTGTGGCTTATGTCTGACACCATATGGCTGCATCAGGTCTTGTTTGGACAGCtaatttgaacttatctactaacataagtTTTGTAAGTGtttggaaaaaattataaaaacagcttatcaaATAGGTACTAACATTGTTCATTAGCTATTTTGAGCTTATTTTCAAAAGCTCTAtgaaatagcttatgaaaacaactaatAGCTTATAAGAAAATAGTTAACTTTATTTAATCTTTGATTCTTTTCcaatagaaatagcttataaataaGCGCTAATCAAGCTAAAAGCAGCAAATaagctatttatccaaacagggcctatATATCCCTCTCTGGGAAAAACTACAACCAAATACACTCATGTAATGTTATAGCATGATCATCCCTtaaaaaggaagaacaaaaacaactttcaatcACACAAATAttctcaaaaacaaaactaaaactaCACACTATCTTCATTATTCTTCATACATTAAAAaccaatatcaaaatcaaaaccaacatTAATTTCCTAATTACTACCATGTCTATTCCACTTCCACCgacaaaaatcaacattaacCATAACaaacttattcaaaatcaaatctttataaacaatacattaattaacaacaaaacccattataaaaaccctaaaaaaaagtcaattaacccctcaaaaaccaaaaacccaattcaaatttcaaaatttcaaaaacaaaaatcaaagaaacatACTTAAGAGCCAATTTCCGATAAGCAGATTTAATTTCTTGATCGGTAGAGTTCCTGGAAACGCCAAGGACTTCATACGGGTCTCGCCGGAGCTGTTTCTCGCCGTCGGCGTCGGCGGTGTCTTTCTTCTCCGACTTCGACCGTCGTCCCGGCATCGTGAAACGACGTCGTAatcaaaaaaccctaaaaatcgtCTTCAAGAATCAGAATGAAAACAGAAACTTTTCTTCGGAACGTTGAAAAAGCGTTGAGAAATTGTGAAGGTGAGATCGAGAAACTCTACACCATGGTGGACCCTTGGTACAAGCTGGAGTTTAGCTAcgaaaatgaagagagagaaagaagagaacgAACGATACGATAAAAGAGAGaggaaaattgaaatttgaatttatttatttatttatttatatatttgattctttttttggttttcgaATGTTAGTTTGAAAACCAAGTGTGGTGCGTAGTGCGCATAGGGAGGTTGGAGATTCGGTTTCAACTGACAGTGTACTTCTATTTCAGATTATAACAGTATTaataaattactttttattgctcaaaaaaataaattactttttaattagGGGATATTAATTGATTATTGCAACCAtaagaccatccacaatggtgAGCTCTTAACCATTTATTGTGGGAAAAATATTTGGGGGTTTCTTAAAACTCGGGGTCTCACTTAAGACCTTCATTTTTAAATGGATCCCacacaactttttaataaaataatcattgtttAGTTACTTCtgttaaaatataaatgataaagaGTTATTGGTGAGTCTCATTTAAACATTTTGTTAAAGGGTCTCTATTGGAGTAAATGAGTTTTTGACAAGTTAGAATGATAAATGTATTATGTTAATTGTTACGTAATTCTCATCTCTCTTGTAGGTCTCGATTTAAACCATGcatttttaacttcttaactCTTTTAATCCATTACTCAACCATGTAAGCTATCTATCCCCGGACAGAATAATTGTGAGGTTTTTAGGTTTGGAATGTGTGTATCTTTAGAGACTATGAGTTAGTCTTTATAGTGGGTGTAGTAGAGTTTCAAGAACCAAAACCTAGCTATGACAACTCTCTCTTTGGTCCGTTGTATGTAGATGAGCATTAATGGATCTATTTTGGATGGTTAAAGTCTACTAGACGATCATGAATCTTGATTTAGTAGTTTTCTAagggtgcggttatggtgcataaggaaatccttatgcaccatgcataaattcagaaatgattttgaaatacaACCCACATAAATCATTTCTAGATTTATGCAGGATGCATacggatttccttatgcaccataacagCGCCCGTTTTCTAGGATGTGCTCATGTGATAGTCTACACTTCAGTTAATCACTTAAAATGACTTGATCCGTTTAAGAGATTGGACCTTGACACAATctcaaataatattaaaagattaaaaaaaaatattatcgaaataacatttgttttctttcattttgtgcACTAGTGTGACCTTGCTTGTTAatctatgtttgtttttttgaactTTGTTGTTGCCCTTTGGGAAAGAACATATTATAGTGGATTAAAATAACTCAAAAAAAGGTGTTATTTTTCTAATTATCCAAAGAGGTatcttcatttatttatattaatgattaatagtattttgtttataaatgattaataatattaatacctccgtctctaattataagatccttttgaaaaaaaaatttgtccttttttataagacctctttggtattttcaagtacattaattatttctttatcaaCATACCCTTAgttattttgcatctttttcttcaatcaacaataaatattatgttgaaaacataaattaactctctctctctcttaagaataaaattgtaaaaacaatagtaattatatgcAAATTTAATACTAgaaccaactttcttaatctccgtaatttttacaaaaggctcttatatttagggacggaggtagtaatattttactttttggcaaaattaaacaaatatgaGTATAACATATAGGCGGCAAAACtttcatttgaaatttgaattataaTGTGATGTGATAATAAATGTAAAAGATTAATCTCTTAAGTCGGGTAGTTTACAACGGACGCAAAAATTTATCCTCAAAAGTTTACCGTTGTTACATTTTCAATGTTGAATTTAAACTTATATCTCTATTTATCTATAAAGAAGCTTAGCGGtgaattcaatatatttttttgtttattaccCATATATTTTTGCGCAAAATTTTAAAGATTACTCTCTTAAGTCGGATAGTTTACGATGGACGTGAaaatttatccttaaaaaatttaatgttgttgaattgtcaGTGTTGAGCTTAAACTTATGTCTCTATTTATTCAGAAAGAAGTTTAGtgttgaattcaatttttttttttgttgttattaccTTAATTTCTTCATCCTCTTTTATTTTGGAAGGATCTTCATCCTCTTTCAAAGACAccaaaaatattaacacataaacTAACCATTTATATCCTTCTGAATCAGGATAGCCACCAACTGGTTTACGGTGTTATGAAGAAGATGAGTAGCGATGAAGTGTTAAAATCTCAATCTCCCATTTTTGTCAAAGTATCCTTAATCCTTATCCTTATTTCAATTAATT
Above is a genomic segment from Medicago truncatula cultivar Jemalong A17 chromosome 5, MtrunA17r5.0-ANR, whole genome shotgun sequence containing:
- the LOC11414365 gene encoding uncharacterized protein, translating into MYAARLLSMYKRNPSALSDQPPSGPNSGYLVILDEEAQTYSFFGLWKDIGIGNLPFPQNKHLTISDFEGRYTRENVMFLPVLNQPLSSNRYYVIRRKGKNQGQANLNSKEEDISTDVCCYFSHDIKTCPLEPFNHYQQIEINKKRFGFHAVSVASDGIPCGLLREKVWTIFGTTPTNYHLSEALASNDSLRSKLPDFNFPLSNDRSESVVVGKWYCPFMFVKEGMTLKEQMEISLFYELTLEQRWEKIVSKENENGEKNDVLVDVAIQTEVAKVERKDAIWDENRLVDGVLWFKSVEEKSVGLSLEVVEGMKWEQERFGWNAGNGRQVRVTKVEEFDGTNKWKKFSCYVLVESFVLKRMDRRLVLTYDFRHSHQIKSKWD
- the LOC11414366 gene encoding chaperone protein dnaJ 16, translating into MPGRRSKSEKKDTADADGEKQLRRDPYEVLGVSRNSTDQEIKSAYRKLALKFHPDKNANDPKAADLFKEATFSYNLLSDPDKRRQYDSSGFEAVESDSQELELDLSSLGAVNTMFAALFSKLGVPIKTTVSATILEEALNGSVTIRPLPLGQFVSKRVEKQCAHFYSVTITEEEARAGFVCRVQSSDKSKFKLLYFDQEENGGLSLALQEDSTKNGKVTSAGMYFLGFPVYRLDQTMNTIAASKDPDTSFFKKLDGFQPCELTELKAGTHIFAVYGDNFFKSANYTIEVLCAAPFSEEKENLRNVETQILSKRAEISKFESEYREVLAQFTEMTSRYAHEMQTIDELLKQRNEIHASYTVVPLKRSNSSKSRSKTSLKESKEDGETREKRNTRERPRKKKWYNLHLRVDKRKAC